The following are encoded in a window of Polynucleobacter sp. VK25 genomic DNA:
- a CDS encoding TerC family protein — protein MIESLMQFLSDPNVWIAFLTLSALEIILGIDNIIFISVIANRLPIEIREKVRRFGLIFALVTRILLLLSLSWVMGLTEPLFSIAEKSISGRDLILLLGGFFLIWKASKEIYVEVEVGEHGDEQGESNGKKNAKSMLSLFIGSVLQIGLLDIIFSLDSVITAVGMVDQISVMIAAVLASVLIMLIAAKPIGDFVHRHPSIKVLALSFLTVVGVVLIAEGMGVHIPKGYVYVAMAFSLSVELLNIRSREKKKR, from the coding sequence ATGATTGAAAGTCTTATGCAGTTTCTGAGCGATCCTAATGTCTGGATCGCCTTTCTAACACTCTCTGCCCTGGAAATTATTTTAGGCATTGATAACATCATCTTTATTAGCGTTATCGCCAACAGGCTTCCTATAGAGATTCGAGAAAAGGTTCGTCGCTTTGGCCTGATATTCGCCTTAGTAACCCGCATTCTCTTATTGCTCAGTCTTTCATGGGTCATGGGTCTTACTGAACCCCTCTTTAGCATTGCTGAGAAATCGATTAGCGGCAGAGATTTAATCTTGTTACTCGGCGGCTTCTTCTTAATCTGGAAGGCCTCTAAGGAAATTTATGTAGAGGTCGAAGTTGGGGAGCATGGCGACGAGCAAGGTGAGTCCAACGGGAAAAAGAACGCCAAATCTATGCTCTCTTTATTTATTGGCTCTGTTCTGCAAATTGGTTTACTAGATATCATCTTCTCTCTAGATAGCGTGATCACTGCTGTAGGCATGGTCGATCAAATCAGTGTCATGATCGCAGCAGTTCTAGCGTCTGTTCTGATTATGCTGATTGCAGCAAAGCCTATTGGAGATTTTGTACATCGCCACCCTTCTATCAAGGTACTAGCTTTATCTTTTCTGACGGTCGTAGGCGTGGTTTTAATTGCCGAGGGTATGGGAGTTCACATCCCCAAGGGTTATGTCTACGTCGCTATGGCGTTTTCACTATCGGTAGAGCTCTTAAATATCCGCTCGCGAGAAAAGAAAAAGCGCTAG
- a CDS encoding tripartite tricarboxylate transporter substrate binding protein: protein MYKSTQLIRILLLCTVALLAINPAYAVYPDKPIKIIIGFPAGGPLDAHIRLLVDRLQTSLGQTVIVDYKAGAGGAVGAQFVMQSPADGYTVLLANTGTMVINPAIYTKSPYDTLKDFQPVARTAQQPLALIVNKDVQANTLKEFVAYAKANPGKLNYGSAGNGGISHLVPEMLKSETGIFMVHIPFKGSAPAFTDLIAGHVQFMAESVPQAANYAKQGKVKALAVTSAKRNPALPNVPTVIETGVANLDVVGFYGILAPKGTPPEAINKLSQAFKETLESPEVQKKMIDQGADPAYLNADQFTKFLAAEMPRWAKAVKQAGAKLD, encoded by the coding sequence ATGTATAAGTCCACACAACTAATCAGGATATTGCTGCTCTGCACGGTAGCGCTTTTGGCGATTAATCCAGCATATGCGGTTTATCCTGACAAACCCATCAAGATCATCATTGGTTTTCCTGCAGGGGGACCCTTAGATGCGCATATTCGTCTTTTGGTTGATAGGTTGCAGACTTCCTTGGGTCAAACGGTAATCGTCGATTACAAGGCGGGTGCGGGGGGTGCAGTTGGGGCTCAGTTTGTGATGCAGTCACCGGCCGATGGGTACACCGTGCTATTGGCAAACACCGGGACGATGGTTATTAATCCCGCCATCTATACCAAGTCACCATACGACACCTTAAAAGATTTTCAGCCGGTTGCTAGAACTGCGCAGCAACCACTTGCATTAATCGTAAATAAAGATGTGCAGGCCAATACGCTCAAAGAATTTGTGGCTTATGCAAAAGCAAATCCTGGGAAGTTGAACTATGGTTCTGCTGGTAATGGTGGAATTTCCCATTTGGTGCCAGAGATGCTAAAGAGTGAGACTGGAATTTTTATGGTGCACATTCCTTTTAAAGGAAGTGCACCTGCATTCACAGATTTAATTGCGGGCCATGTGCAGTTTATGGCGGAGTCTGTGCCGCAAGCGGCAAATTATGCTAAGCAAGGTAAGGTTAAAGCGCTGGCTGTTACTAGTGCCAAACGTAATCCAGCCTTACCTAATGTACCCACCGTGATTGAAACTGGTGTTGCCAACTTGGATGTTGTCGGTTTTTATGGGATTTTAGCTCCCAAGGGAACTCCGCCTGAGGCGATAAATAAGTTAAGTCAGGCTTTTAAAGAAACGTTGGAGTCGCCTGAAGTCCAGAAGAAGATGATTGATCAGGGCGCTGATCCCGCTTACTTAAATGCGGATCAATTTACGAAGTTCCTTGCTGCAGAAATGCCACGTTGGGCAAAGGCTGTAAAACAGGCTGGTGCCAAGCTCGACTAA
- a CDS encoding aminoacetone oxidase family FAD-binding enzyme, whose protein sequence is MTKVWDAIIIGGGAAGLFCAGVAGQLGKKVLVLDHAEVLGEKIRISGGGRCNFTNLHSSPANFLSLNQHFVKSALARYPSTEFIKLVSAHGIGYHEKHQGQLFCDDSAKQIIDMLFSECAKGKVIVRNPVTVQSIAQDGDQWILQTDAGIEKSKAVVMATGGLPVPAIGATAYSLDIAKQFGLNVVDPRPALVPLSFTADNFGDLNELAGLSVPIRIASGSKGQRYGACRFNEDLLLTHKGLSGPAVLQASSYWQEGEPIHIDWLGAVERPGGFNCDELFNNEENRLKLTETILASVLPQRLAKAFADQKGLTGRKWAEVSKKDRQSLKELITNWSVKPAGTLGWKKAEVMLGGVDTKELDGQSMMSRKHKGLFFIGECVDVTGHLGGHNFQWAWASGFACAQAL, encoded by the coding sequence ATGACTAAAGTCTGGGATGCCATCATTATTGGTGGTGGTGCTGCTGGCCTCTTCTGTGCAGGCGTCGCTGGTCAGCTCGGGAAAAAAGTGCTGGTGCTTGATCACGCAGAAGTGTTGGGTGAAAAAATTCGTATTAGTGGTGGCGGTAGGTGTAATTTCACTAATTTGCACAGCAGCCCAGCGAATTTTCTATCCCTCAATCAGCATTTCGTCAAAAGTGCGCTAGCTCGTTACCCCTCAACGGAGTTCATCAAGCTGGTGAGCGCTCATGGCATTGGCTACCATGAGAAACACCAAGGTCAATTGTTCTGTGACGATTCTGCTAAGCAAATCATTGACATGTTATTTTCTGAGTGTGCCAAAGGTAAGGTGATCGTACGCAATCCGGTTACCGTTCAGTCTATCGCGCAAGATGGCGATCAATGGATCTTACAAACCGATGCTGGCATTGAAAAGTCAAAAGCAGTAGTGATGGCTACAGGCGGTTTACCAGTTCCTGCGATTGGTGCTACTGCATATTCATTGGATATTGCCAAGCAGTTTGGCTTAAATGTAGTAGACCCAAGACCTGCTTTAGTCCCACTTTCATTTACTGCAGATAATTTTGGTGATCTCAATGAGTTAGCCGGTCTGAGTGTGCCGATTAGAATTGCATCGGGCTCAAAAGGTCAGCGCTATGGTGCTTGTAGGTTTAACGAAGATTTATTACTGACTCATAAAGGCTTATCTGGCCCTGCGGTTCTTCAGGCAAGTAGCTATTGGCAAGAGGGTGAGCCTATTCATATTGATTGGCTTGGTGCTGTAGAGCGCCCTGGAGGATTTAACTGTGACGAGCTCTTTAATAATGAAGAGAATCGTTTGAAGCTGACCGAAACTATTTTGGCTTCAGTATTGCCGCAGCGCTTAGCAAAAGCATTTGCAGATCAAAAAGGTTTAACTGGTCGAAAATGGGCCGAGGTTTCGAAAAAAGATCGACAGTCTCTGAAAGAGTTAATCACCAATTGGTCGGTAAAGCCGGCAGGTACCTTAGGGTGGAAAAAAGCTGAGGTAATGTTGGGTGGTGTAGATACGAAAGAGCTTGATGGTCAAAGCATGATGTCACGCAAGCACAAAGGACTTTTCTTTATTGGTGAATGCGTGGATGTCACTGGCCACCTGGGTGGACATAACTTCCAGTGGGCCTGGGCAAGCGGCTTTGCTTGCGCGCAGGCTCTATAA
- a CDS encoding rhodanese homology domain-containing protein: MTIQTKNYAFVRNKLLNKEEIALLDVREEDPHAQEHPLFAANLPISRVEVDAYAKLPKKNVPIVTLDDGEGFAKLAAERLIHLGYSDVSVFDGGVKGWKASGGEVFKDVNVPSKSFGEFVESKRHTPSLSAQEVKQLIDSKEDVVVVDVRRFDEYNTMSIPTGISVPGAELVLRLPELAPNPKTKVIVNCAGRTRSIIGTQSLINAGIPNEVNALRNGTIGWTLAGQELDKGQSRKFQEVSDDTKNEAAVRARSVADRAGVKRATLNDLHPWKAQSDRTTYFFDTRTPEEYETGHLPGFRSVPGGQLVQETEMVAPVRGARVVLVDPSGGGVRANMPASWLAQMAWDVYVLDDVHPSNLTETGMWKAPLPTLPTIDSIDAVTVSTWLKSDSNTIVIDFSTHANYVKGHVPGSWYALRSQLAEAMKNIPEVDRYVITSSPSELSLFAAQELQKLTDAEVLVLEGGNAVWVKAGLELEKGPCHLASPPLDRYKRPYEGTSVDPAAMQAYLDWEFGLVEQLGKDGTHHFWVL; the protein is encoded by the coding sequence ATGACTATCCAGACCAAGAACTACGCCTTCGTGCGAAATAAACTTCTTAACAAAGAAGAAATAGCATTATTAGATGTACGCGAAGAAGACCCGCATGCACAAGAGCACCCACTTTTTGCTGCAAACCTTCCTATTTCTAGGGTTGAGGTCGATGCGTACGCCAAGCTACCAAAGAAGAATGTTCCAATCGTCACACTAGATGATGGCGAAGGTTTTGCAAAGTTAGCTGCAGAACGCTTAATTCATCTTGGCTATTCTGATGTTTCTGTATTTGATGGTGGTGTAAAAGGCTGGAAGGCTTCAGGTGGCGAGGTATTTAAGGACGTCAATGTACCCAGCAAGTCATTTGGTGAGTTCGTTGAATCTAAGCGTCACACCCCTTCTTTATCAGCTCAAGAAGTTAAGCAACTCATCGACAGCAAAGAAGATGTTGTTGTTGTAGACGTGCGGCGCTTTGATGAATACAACACCATGAGTATTCCGACAGGAATTAGCGTTCCAGGTGCGGAACTCGTTTTACGCCTACCTGAGTTGGCTCCTAACCCAAAGACAAAAGTGATCGTGAACTGTGCTGGCAGAACCCGCAGCATCATTGGCACTCAGTCACTTATTAATGCCGGCATTCCGAATGAAGTCAATGCGCTACGCAACGGCACGATTGGCTGGACGCTTGCAGGACAGGAGTTAGATAAAGGTCAAAGCAGAAAGTTTCAGGAGGTTAGCGATGACACTAAAAATGAAGCTGCGGTCCGCGCTCGCAGCGTAGCCGATAGAGCTGGTGTGAAACGCGCCACTCTAAATGATCTTCATCCCTGGAAAGCGCAATCCGATCGAACTACTTATTTCTTTGATACCCGCACCCCAGAAGAATATGAGACAGGCCATCTCCCTGGATTCAGATCTGTGCCAGGAGGGCAGTTAGTTCAAGAAACAGAGATGGTTGCCCCAGTTCGAGGTGCTCGCGTTGTTTTGGTGGACCCTAGCGGTGGTGGAGTGCGCGCGAACATGCCAGCCTCTTGGCTAGCGCAAATGGCCTGGGATGTTTATGTACTCGATGATGTTCATCCATCTAATTTGACTGAGACAGGAATGTGGAAGGCACCCTTACCTACACTTCCAACCATTGACAGCATAGATGCGGTGACGGTTTCCACTTGGCTTAAAAGTGATAGCAATACGATTGTCATCGACTTCAGCACACATGCTAATTACGTTAAAGGACATGTTCCTGGCAGTTGGTATGCCTTGCGCTCACAACTTGCTGAAGCAATGAAAAATATTCCAGAAGTAGATCGATATGTCATTACCAGCTCACCGAGTGAACTCAGCCTCTTTGCTGCTCAAGAATTACAAAAACTCACCGATGCTGAAGTACTCGTTTTGGAGGGCGGTAATGCAGTCTGGGTAAAAGCAGGCTTAGAACTGGAGAAAGGTCCATGTCATTTGGCCTCACCTCCCCTGGATCGCTATAAACGTCCTTATGAAGGTACTAGCGTCGATCCTGCAGCGATGCAGGCCTACTTAGATTGGGAATTTGGCTTGGTAGAACAACTAGGCAAGGACGGAACCCACCACTTCTGGGTTCTCTAA
- a CDS encoding group II truncated hemoglobin, with protein MTERKSIYDSIGGIDKIDELVDRFYDLMALEPIFNDLRAMHPQDLSSSREKLKFFLTGWMGGPDIYSPKYGHPMLRARHLPYKIGIQERNQWLACMYKAMEECGIDGNAAKQLEESFFNTADWMRNQPN; from the coding sequence ATGACTGAAAGAAAATCCATTTATGACAGCATTGGTGGAATCGACAAAATCGATGAATTGGTAGATCGTTTTTATGATTTGATGGCCCTAGAGCCGATTTTTAACGATTTACGCGCAATGCACCCCCAAGATCTTTCAAGTTCTCGCGAAAAGCTGAAATTCTTCCTTACTGGCTGGATGGGGGGTCCTGATATCTACTCACCTAAATACGGACACCCCATGCTCAGAGCGCGACACCTTCCATACAAGATAGGTATACAAGAACGAAATCAGTGGTTAGCTTGTATGTATAAAGCGATGGAAGAATGCGGCATTGACGGCAACGCCGCAAAGCAACTAGAAGAGTCCTTTTTTAATACTGCGGACTGGATGAGAAATCAGCCCAACTAA
- a CDS encoding tripartite tricarboxylate transporter substrate binding protein: MLRKILLFLFTTLIAVTAYGQTTSWPTPNKPITFINPFPPGGAVDAFGRPLAKQLSTQLNDSIVVDNRGGAGGTLGAAVAAKMAPDGYTWLLGAVHHSIAPSMYTNLPYDITKDFEPIAIIGSVPHVIVVNPTKFPKNDLKSIMEEIRKHPGKYNYASTGNGTSQHLTGELFKMQNKLFITHIPYRGTGPALQDLVAGQVDMMFDTLAGAAPFIKNGQLIAVAVTTSKRVDAFPNVPTAQELGISNFIVSSWYALWAIKGTPKEIVEKMSTEVQTALASPEIKERWAAMGATVPKMTRPELASYINQEITRWGEVVKKSGAKLD, from the coding sequence ATGCTCAGAAAAATCCTTCTATTCCTTTTTACCACCCTGATAGCTGTCACGGCCTATGGGCAAACCACCTCGTGGCCAACCCCTAATAAGCCGATCACCTTTATTAACCCATTCCCTCCAGGCGGGGCTGTAGACGCCTTTGGGCGCCCCTTAGCAAAGCAGCTCTCGACCCAATTAAATGATTCCATCGTGGTTGATAACCGAGGTGGTGCAGGCGGAACTCTGGGCGCAGCAGTGGCAGCAAAAATGGCGCCGGATGGTTATACCTGGCTTCTTGGTGCAGTGCATCATTCGATTGCGCCAAGCATGTATACCAATCTTCCCTATGACATCACTAAAGATTTTGAGCCAATTGCGATCATCGGTAGCGTTCCCCATGTCATCGTTGTAAATCCAACAAAGTTTCCGAAGAATGATTTGAAATCCATCATGGAGGAGATTCGCAAACACCCAGGGAAATATAACTATGCATCCACAGGCAATGGCACGTCACAGCATTTAACAGGCGAGCTCTTCAAGATGCAGAACAAATTATTTATTACACACATCCCTTATCGCGGCACAGGACCTGCCCTGCAAGATCTAGTAGCAGGCCAAGTGGACATGATGTTTGACACCCTTGCAGGTGCAGCGCCATTTATTAAGAATGGGCAACTCATTGCAGTAGCAGTGACAACTTCAAAAAGAGTTGATGCATTTCCGAATGTACCGACTGCGCAAGAACTGGGGATAAGTAATTTTATTGTGAGCAGTTGGTATGCTCTGTGGGCTATCAAGGGAACGCCTAAGGAGATCGTCGAGAAGATGAGCACTGAGGTTCAGACAGCGCTTGCCTCACCGGAGATCAAAGAGCGCTGGGCGGCTATGGGGGCAACTGTTCCCAAGATGACACGCCCTGAGCTAGCTAGCTATATCAACCAAGAAATTACGCGCTGGGGCGAAGTGGTTAAAAAGTCTGGCGCTAAGTTAGACTAA
- a CDS encoding TIGR02450 family Trp-rich protein — MNRLSPKKLLLTKWTAVKPIAKQKHFLVSKVILPEPPSEKIEFVEIEAVFSKKTTQIAWRDLTNSDLWLQGWQ; from the coding sequence ATGAATCGATTAAGCCCTAAGAAATTACTCCTGACTAAATGGACAGCGGTAAAACCTATTGCCAAGCAAAAACATTTTCTGGTCAGCAAGGTAATTCTTCCTGAACCCCCAAGCGAAAAAATTGAATTTGTTGAAATTGAAGCAGTCTTTTCCAAGAAAACCACCCAGATTGCTTGGCGCGACCTCACTAACAGCGATCTTTGGTTGCAGGGCTGGCAATAA
- a CDS encoding fumarylacetoacetate hydrolase family protein, producing the protein MDTNRRDALKLGASAAMSGMFISNAIAAPDNQPQIVVEPLTGKAGFRIANYLPKMGANSRLGLVTNDGMVVDIPAEAARQKVRLSFDPTSMISLAGSGNKGLLELAALFKGRGTNVQNVNQTILLSPIPKPQSNIYCVGWNYLDHFEEGLKHRADTAVKEYPKVPVLFTKGTQTMNGPFDNIPFDAAISTMIDWEAELAVVIGKKGKNISEENAMDYVFGYSAYNDTTARDIQQKRQSGQWFKGKSLDGHGPMGPWVVTAGGVNLDDTRIICRVNGVEKQNASYKQMYFKIPAIIAELSRGLTLLPGDIIATGTPSGVGSGRTPQEFMKPGDVMETNITGVGIIRNKIV; encoded by the coding sequence GTGGATACAAATCGGAGAGATGCGCTTAAGTTGGGTGCTTCTGCTGCTATGAGCGGCATGTTTATTTCCAATGCAATTGCTGCACCAGATAACCAGCCGCAGATTGTGGTGGAGCCTCTTACTGGAAAAGCAGGCTTTCGAATTGCCAACTACTTACCAAAAATGGGCGCTAATTCCAGATTGGGCTTGGTAACAAACGACGGTATGGTGGTAGATATTCCGGCTGAAGCAGCACGTCAAAAAGTACGGCTCTCATTTGATCCTACCTCAATGATTTCTTTAGCGGGTTCTGGTAATAAAGGTTTGCTAGAGCTAGCGGCATTATTTAAAGGTCGCGGTACTAATGTGCAGAATGTCAATCAGACGATTTTGTTATCACCTATTCCTAAGCCGCAAAGTAATATCTATTGCGTAGGTTGGAATTACCTTGACCATTTTGAAGAGGGCTTGAAACATCGTGCCGATACCGCTGTGAAGGAGTATCCAAAGGTGCCTGTATTGTTTACAAAAGGCACGCAAACCATGAATGGTCCATTCGACAACATTCCTTTTGATGCTGCCATCTCCACTATGATTGACTGGGAGGCTGAGCTAGCAGTGGTGATTGGTAAAAAGGGTAAGAATATCTCTGAAGAGAATGCAATGGACTATGTCTTTGGCTATTCTGCCTATAACGACACTACGGCGCGTGATATTCAGCAAAAACGTCAGTCCGGTCAATGGTTTAAGGGTAAGAGCTTGGATGGTCACGGTCCGATGGGTCCGTGGGTTGTTACTGCTGGTGGCGTCAATTTGGATGACACTCGCATTATTTGCCGTGTGAATGGCGTTGAAAAACAAAATGCTAGTTACAAGCAAATGTATTTCAAGATCCCGGCAATTATTGCCGAGCTATCGCGTGGCTTAACATTATTGCCTGGCGACATTATTGCAACCGGCACCCCATCTGGTGTTGGCTCTGGAAGAACTCCTCAAGAGTTTATGAAGCCTGGTGATGTGATGGAGACCAATATCACTGGTGTTGGCATCATCCGCAACAAGATTGTTTAA